In Helianthus annuus cultivar XRQ/B chromosome 9, HanXRQr2.0-SUNRISE, whole genome shotgun sequence, the following are encoded in one genomic region:
- the LOC110876659 gene encoding uncharacterized protein LOC110876659, with protein MIGNLDCRHWQWYNCPTAWQGQHTRGDQDRSTVILQAVASQDLWIWSAYFGVAGSCNDINVFELSPLVENYIYGRAARASFYANGNYYPHGYYLYDGIYHRYSIVVKTFRDPYDEKRAYFKKVQESSRKDIERYFGVLQ; from the coding sequence ATGATCGGGAACTTGGATTGTCGTCATTGGCAGTGGTATAACTGTCCGACCGCATGGCAAGGTCAACACACACGAGGTGACCAAGACCGATCAACTGTTATTCTTCAAGCGGTTGCCTCACAGGACCTTTGGATATGGTCGGCTTACTTTGGTGTCGCAGGGTCATGCAATGATATAAACGTTTTCGAGCTGTCTCCATTGGTAGAGAACTATATTTATGGTAGAGCTGCGAGAGCATCTTTTTATGCAAACGGAAACTACTACCCGCATGGATACTATTTGTACGATGGAATTTATCATAGGTATTCGATTGTCGTGAAGACATTCAGGGACCCGTATGATGAAAAAAGAGCTtactttaaaaaggttcaagagtcttcGCGGAAGGATATTGAGAGATACTTTGGGGTTCTTCAATA